A stretch of the Marinobacter sp. JH2 genome encodes the following:
- the rpoH gene encoding RNA polymerase sigma factor RpoH produces MGTSLQLADRLVPGANLESYIQAASRIPVLTVEEERDLAERLHYDGDVEAARQLVLSHLRFVVHIARSYSGYGLAQADLIQEGNVGLMKAVKRFNPEYGVRLVSFAVHWIKAEIHEFILRNWRIVKVATTKAQRKLFFNLRSQKKKLAWLNHDELNAVAEDLGVEPKVVREMEGRLASRDASFDGPMDDDDDAVYQAPAHYLEDRRADPAVQLENSNWSEDSNGRLMQALSVLDERSQDILRERWLTDSKSTLHELADKYGVSAERIRQLEKNAMKKIKAQMTEAA; encoded by the coding sequence ATGGGTACGAGTTTACAGCTGGCTGACAGACTGGTTCCGGGCGCGAATCTAGAATCCTATATTCAGGCGGCAAGTCGCATTCCTGTTCTCACAGTAGAAGAAGAGCGGGATTTGGCGGAACGGCTACATTACGACGGCGATGTGGAGGCGGCCCGGCAGTTGGTGCTTTCTCACCTTCGGTTTGTGGTTCATATCGCTCGCAGTTATTCAGGCTACGGTCTGGCTCAGGCTGATTTGATTCAGGAAGGCAACGTAGGCTTGATGAAAGCGGTAAAGCGCTTCAATCCAGAATACGGTGTGCGCTTGGTATCGTTTGCCGTGCACTGGATCAAGGCTGAGATTCACGAGTTCATTTTGCGCAACTGGCGTATCGTGAAAGTGGCGACGACTAAGGCACAGCGTAAGTTGTTCTTTAACTTGCGCAGCCAAAAGAAGAAGCTGGCGTGGTTGAATCACGATGAGCTGAATGCGGTCGCGGAAGATTTGGGTGTGGAGCCCAAGGTGGTTCGTGAGATGGAAGGCCGCTTGGCCTCCCGTGATGCGTCGTTTGATGGTCCAATGGACGACGATGACGATGCCGTTTACCAGGCACCGGCCCATTATCTTGAGGATCGTCGTGCAGATCCGGCCGTGCAGCTTGAGAATTCTAACTGGTCTGAAGATTCCAATGGCCGCTTGATGCAGGCGTTGAGTGTGCTGGATGAGCGCAGTCAGGATATCCTGCGTGAGCGTTGGTTGACGGACAGTAAGTCGACGCTGCATGAGCTGGCGGATAAATATGGCGTTTCTGCGGAGCGGATTCGGCAGTTGGAAAAAAACGCCATGAAGAAGATTAAGGCTCAGATGACGGAAGCGGCCTGA
- a CDS encoding response regulator transcription factor — translation MKALVIEDDQDVASYLVKGLKESDFVVDHAADGKDGMMMAASEEYDIMIVDRMLPGMDGLSIIKTVRATGNQVPVLILSALGDVDDRVEGLRGGGDDYLTKPFSFTELLARIESLVRRNRQAAETETVLKVADLEMDLLARTVKRSGQNIDVQPREFRLLEYLMRNAGQVVTRTMLLEKVWDYHFDPQTNVIDVHISRLRAKIDKEFDTPLLQTVRGAGYMLRETA, via the coding sequence GTGAAAGCACTGGTAATCGAAGACGATCAGGATGTAGCAAGTTACCTGGTAAAGGGGCTAAAGGAATCCGACTTCGTAGTGGATCATGCTGCCGACGGTAAAGACGGCATGATGATGGCTGCGAGTGAAGAATACGACATCATGATTGTGGATCGTATGCTGCCCGGCATGGACGGCCTTTCCATCATCAAGACGGTGCGGGCCACTGGCAACCAGGTTCCCGTGCTGATTTTGAGTGCACTGGGCGATGTGGACGACCGGGTTGAAGGTCTGCGCGGGGGTGGTGATGATTACCTGACTAAACCATTCTCGTTCACCGAATTGCTGGCGCGGATCGAATCTTTGGTACGCCGCAACCGACAGGCGGCAGAAACCGAAACGGTTTTGAAAGTGGCCGACCTGGAGATGGATCTGCTCGCGCGTACCGTCAAGCGCTCCGGTCAGAACATTGATGTTCAGCCCCGTGAGTTCCGGTTGTTGGAATATCTGATGCGTAACGCCGGCCAGGTGGTCACCCGAACCATGCTGCTGGAGAAGGTTTGGGACTATCACTTTGATCCCCAGACTAACGTGATTGACGTGCACATCAGCCGTCTGCGCGCGAAAATCGATAAAGAATTCGACACACCCTTGCTGCAAACAGTCCGGGGTGCGGGATACATGCTGCGTGAAACTGCTTAG
- a CDS encoding NAD(P)-dependent oxidoreductase, giving the protein MTTTLPRIAFLGIGLMGAPMTRNLLNAGYSMTLWNRTESKCEPFADEATIAQSPAEAVADADVVITMLENGQVVDDVLVEQGAIAALKAGALLIDMSSVQPSVARGHAALAAKRSGGYLDAPVSGGTVGAAEARLSIMAGGSETDVARALPVFEVLGKCTHIGPTGAGQLAKLANQAIVGITIGAVSEALLLAAKGGADPAAVREALMGGFAGSRILELHGQRMIDRDFAPGAPARIQLKDLRMILDEARAEGLTLPLSQQVHNEYLSLMASGHSEVDHSGLLLELEHLNGTLMGSLGRGPKE; this is encoded by the coding sequence ATGACTACAACACTTCCTCGTATCGCCTTTCTTGGCATTGGTTTGATGGGCGCGCCTATGACGAGAAACCTGCTGAATGCGGGTTATTCAATGACGTTGTGGAACCGAACGGAGAGTAAGTGCGAGCCGTTTGCCGACGAAGCCACCATCGCCCAATCGCCGGCCGAAGCGGTTGCCGATGCGGATGTGGTGATCACCATGCTGGAGAACGGGCAGGTGGTGGATGATGTGTTGGTTGAGCAGGGCGCGATTGCTGCGTTGAAGGCGGGTGCGCTGCTGATTGATATGAGTTCGGTGCAGCCGTCGGTAGCGCGTGGTCATGCGGCGCTGGCGGCGAAGCGGAGTGGGGGGTATTTGGATGCACCGGTGTCGGGTGGCACGGTGGGTGCGGCTGAGGCTCGGTTGAGCATTATGGCGGGTGGTTCCGAGACGGATGTGGCTCGGGCTCTGCCGGTGTTTGAAGTGCTGGGGAAGTGCACTCACATTGGGCCGACGGGGGCCGGGCAGCTGGCTAAGTTGGCGAATCAGGCGATTGTCGGGATTACCATTGGTGCGGTGTCGGAAGCTTTGCTGTTGGCGGCCAAGGGCGGAGCGGATCCAGCGGCGGTTCGGGAGGCTTTGATGGGCGGGTTTGCCGGGAGTCGAATTCTGGAATTGCACGGTCAGCGGATGATTGATCGGGATTTTGCGCCGGGTGCGCCCGCACGGATTCAATTAAAGGATTTACGGATGATTCTGGATGAGGCCCGTGCCGAAGGGCTGACGTTGCCGCTGTCACAGCAGGTGCATAATGAATACTTGTCGCTGATGGCGAGCGGACACAGTGAGGTGGACCACAGCGGGCTTTTGCTTGAGCTGGAACACTTGAACGGCACGTTGATGGGGTCTCTGGGCCGTGGACCCAAGGAATAA
- the hyi gene encoding hydroxypyruvate isomerase, with translation MPRFAANLSMLFTEVPFLERFARARAVGFTGVEYLFPYEWPAEAIAAELKANVLTQVLFNLPPGDWQAGERGIACLPDRVEEFRAGVEQGIVYAKVLGCKQLNCLAGLKPEALSEDEAWRTLVTNVQYAAERFSEAGLTLCLEAINSRVDMPGFMLDTTGKVMALIEEVDADNVRLQFDIYHMQVMEGGLVRSMECLLPWIAHVQFADNPGRHEPGTGEINFSNVFTALDNMGYGGWVSAEYRPSGVTEQTLGWFSSKA, from the coding sequence ATGCCCCGTTTTGCTGCTAATTTGTCGATGCTGTTCACTGAGGTGCCGTTTCTTGAGCGGTTTGCCAGAGCCCGAGCTGTCGGGTTCACTGGCGTGGAGTATTTGTTTCCATACGAGTGGCCCGCTGAGGCGATTGCGGCGGAGCTGAAGGCGAATGTGCTGACTCAGGTATTGTTTAATCTACCGCCGGGGGATTGGCAGGCGGGCGAGCGGGGTATTGCCTGTTTGCCGGACCGGGTTGAGGAGTTTCGGGCTGGGGTGGAGCAAGGCATCGTTTATGCGAAGGTGCTGGGTTGTAAACAGTTGAATTGTTTGGCGGGCTTAAAGCCGGAAGCGCTAAGCGAAGACGAAGCCTGGCGCACACTGGTGACGAATGTTCAGTATGCCGCCGAGCGATTTTCCGAGGCTGGGTTGACCTTGTGTCTGGAGGCGATTAATTCTCGTGTGGATATGCCGGGTTTTATGTTGGATACCACCGGCAAGGTGATGGCGTTGATTGAAGAGGTGGATGCCGATAATGTGCGTCTACAGTTCGACATTTATCACATGCAGGTTATGGAAGGGGGCCTGGTCCGGTCTATGGAGTGTTTGCTGCCGTGGATTGCTCACGTGCAATTTGCTGATAATCCGGGCCGGCACGAACCGGGCACCGGCGAGATTAACTTTTCGAATGTTTTTACAGCGTTGGATAACATGGGGTACGGGGGCTGGGTCAGTGCAGAGTACAGACCTTCAGGGGTAACAGAACAGACGCTGGGATGGTTCAGCTCCAAAGCTTGA
- the ftsX gene encoding permease-like cell division protein FtsX, giving the protein MAADQKQKPVNPRGAATRSKSPINNQARSYLDHHRKVARASAQRLLKTPVASAMTWTVMGVALALPVALLLLLTSLQGVSAGWESSARITAYLSLDTSVQQAQKLTRDIDSDGRILSVELVERDQALVEFREASGLGDALDFLGDNPLPHTLLITPQENARTAASVQALVVFIEGMGRVDQVQVDLGWLQRLNAMTEILARAVWALSLLLGAAVILVIGNTVRLAIENRRDEILVAKLVGGTDAFVRRPFLYSGAWFGLGGGLVAWVLIQASLWWLNGPIERLADLYRSEFALQGLGFEGAAALIIIAMLLGWLGAWVAVKRHLDDIEPGEIAGG; this is encoded by the coding sequence ATGGCCGCTGACCAAAAACAGAAACCCGTTAATCCTCGTGGTGCCGCCACGCGTTCGAAATCTCCGATTAATAATCAGGCCAGAAGTTATTTGGACCACCATCGCAAGGTGGCCCGGGCCTCTGCCCAGCGTTTGCTGAAAACGCCGGTTGCCAGTGCAATGACATGGACAGTGATGGGCGTGGCACTGGCGTTGCCGGTGGCTTTGTTGCTATTGCTGACCAGTTTGCAGGGTGTGAGTGCCGGTTGGGAGAGCAGCGCTCGGATCACCGCCTACCTGAGTCTGGATACCTCTGTGCAACAGGCTCAAAAGCTTACTCGCGATATAGACAGTGACGGCCGGATTTTGTCGGTCGAGCTGGTGGAGCGGGATCAAGCTTTGGTTGAGTTTCGGGAGGCTTCCGGTTTGGGCGATGCGCTGGATTTTCTAGGCGACAACCCGTTGCCGCATACATTACTGATTACCCCTCAAGAGAATGCCCGCACGGCCGCGAGTGTGCAGGCTTTGGTAGTCTTTATTGAAGGTATGGGGCGGGTGGATCAGGTTCAGGTCGATCTGGGTTGGTTGCAGCGTTTGAATGCCATGACCGAAATTTTGGCGCGAGCGGTGTGGGCATTGTCATTGCTATTGGGCGCGGCGGTGATCCTGGTGATTGGTAATACCGTACGTTTAGCGATCGAGAATCGTCGCGATGAAATTCTGGTGGCGAAACTGGTCGGTGGCACAGATGCGTTTGTCCGTAGGCCGTTTTTGTACTCCGGTGCTTGGTTTGGTTTGGGAGGCGGTCTGGTTGCCTGGGTGTTAATACAGGCCTCGTTGTGGTGGCTAAACGGCCCCATAGAACGTTTGGCCGATTTGTATCGCAGTGAATTTGCTTTGCAGGGGCTAGGCTTCGAGGGCGCGGCAGCATTGATTATCATCGCAATGCTGTTAGGCTGGCTAGGCGCTTGGGTGGCAGTGAAGCGTCATCTGGACGATATAGAGCCGGGTGAGATAGCCGGCGGGTGA